One segment of Candidatus Omnitrophota bacterium DNA contains the following:
- the thiC gene encoding phosphomethylpyrimidine synthase ThiC, whose product MSTFLKQEKLPDATLLSYIPLPGSRKVYQNGSLHKDVRVPFREVVLSPTQSHNGKTSDNAPVRLYDTSGPYTDPLVKVDITRGLPFLRCDWILGRSDVEYLAQSTSEYRRQRENDLDLAPVRFPGIRKPLRAKAGANVTQMHYARRGIITPEMEFIALREGCEPEFVRREVAQGRAIIPANINHPETEPMIIGRNFLVKINANIGNSAVTSSIAEEVEKMTWSIRWGGDTVMDLSTGKNIHETREWILRNSPVPIGTVPIYQALEKVGGKAADLTWEIYRDTLIEQAEQGVDYFTVHAGVLLRYIPLTAQRMTGIVSRGGSIMAKWCLSHHKESFLYTHFEEICEIMKQYDVSFSLGDGLRPGSIADANDAAQFAELETLGELTKIAWKHDVQVMIEGPGHVPMHLIKENMDKQLKICHEAPFYTLGPLTTDVAPGYDHITSAIGAAMIGWYGTAMLCYVTPKEHLGLPNKKDVKDGIIAYKIAAHAADLAKGHPGAKAWDDALSKARFEFRWKDQFHLGLDPETAESFHDETLPAEGAKLAHFCSMCGPDFCSMRITQDVRDYVEQGLNKKAEEFRAKGGEIYS is encoded by the coding sequence ATGAGCACATTCCTCAAACAGGAAAAACTTCCCGACGCCACGCTGTTAAGCTACATACCTTTGCCGGGGTCCCGAAAGGTCTACCAGAACGGTTCCCTGCATAAGGACGTCCGTGTGCCCTTCAGGGAAGTTGTTCTTTCCCCGACGCAAAGTCACAACGGTAAAACTTCCGATAACGCGCCGGTGCGGCTTTACGACACCTCCGGTCCTTACACCGATCCTTTGGTGAAGGTGGACATTACGCGGGGCCTGCCGTTTTTGCGCTGTGATTGGATCCTGGGCAGAAGCGATGTGGAATATTTAGCCCAGTCCACCTCGGAGTACCGCAGGCAGAGGGAAAATGATCTGGATCTGGCCCCTGTTCGTTTTCCGGGCATCCGCAAACCCCTGCGCGCCAAAGCAGGCGCCAACGTCACGCAAATGCATTATGCCCGCCGCGGTATCATCACGCCGGAGATGGAATTCATCGCCCTGCGGGAAGGATGCGAACCCGAATTCGTGCGCCGTGAAGTGGCCCAGGGCCGCGCCATCATCCCCGCGAACATCAATCATCCCGAAACCGAGCCCATGATCATCGGCCGCAATTTTCTGGTCAAGATCAACGCCAATATCGGCAATTCCGCCGTGACCTCCAGCATCGCCGAGGAAGTGGAAAAAATGACCTGGTCCATCCGCTGGGGCGGGGACACGGTCATGGACCTCTCAACAGGAAAGAACATCCACGAGACCCGCGAATGGATCTTGCGCAATTCCCCGGTGCCCATCGGCACCGTGCCCATTTACCAGGCGCTGGAAAAGGTGGGAGGAAAAGCCGCGGACCTGACCTGGGAAATTTACCGTGACACGCTCATTGAGCAGGCCGAGCAGGGGGTGGATTATTTCACGGTGCACGCCGGGGTTTTACTGCGCTACATCCCGTTGACCGCCCAACGCATGACAGGCATTGTTTCGCGCGGCGGGTCCATCATGGCTAAATGGTGCTTGTCCCATCACAAGGAAAGTTTTCTCTACACGCATTTTGAAGAAATTTGTGAAATTATGAAGCAGTATGACGTTTCTTTTTCTCTGGGCGATGGTTTGCGTCCGGGCAGCATTGCCGACGCCAATGACGCGGCGCAGTTCGCGGAATTAGAAACCCTGGGAGAATTGACCAAGATCGCCTGGAAACACGATGTGCAGGTGATGATCGAGGGGCCGGGGCACGTGCCCATGCATTTGATCAAGGAGAATATGGACAAGCAGTTAAAGATCTGCCATGAGGCGCCGTTCTATACGCTGGGGCCTTTGACCACCGACGTGGCTCCCGGCTATGACCACATCACCTCGGCCATAGGTGCTGCCATGATCGGCTGGTATGGCACAGCCATGCTGTGTTACGTGACCCCCAAGGAGCATTTGGGGCTTCCTAACAAGAAAGACGTCAAGGACGGCATCATCGCTTACAAAATAGCCGCCCATGCCGCGGACCTGGCCAAGGGCCATCCCGGCGCTAAAGCATGGGACGATGCGTTATCCAAAGCCCGTTTTGAATTCCGCTGGAAAGACCAGTTCCATCTGGGGCTGGACCCCGAAACCGCTGAATCCTTCCACGATGAAACGCTCCCCGCCGAAGGCGCCAAACTCGCCCATTTCTGTTCCATGTGCGGCCCGGATTTTTGTTCGATGAGGATCACACAGGACGTGCGCGATTATGTTGAGCAGGGACTGAACAAAAAGGCCGAGGAATTCCGTGCTAAGGGCGGGGAGATTTATTCTTAA
- a CDS encoding iron-sulfur cluster assembly accessory protein, translating to MENTPLATLTDAAAAKVKAMMAKEGKEGYALRFGVTTGGCAGMSYELKFQKNPYENDIVFEQKGLKVIVNQESVEFIKGIEIDYVDTLRESGFKYHNPNAKSSCGCGTSFS from the coding sequence ATGGAGAATACACCATTAGCCACATTGACCGACGCGGCAGCCGCGAAAGTCAAGGCCATGATGGCCAAGGAAGGCAAGGAAGGATATGCCTTGCGCTTTGGCGTCACCACCGGCGGCTGCGCGGGCATGTCCTATGAATTGAAATTCCAGAAGAACCCTTATGAGAATGACATTGTTTTTGAACAAAAGGGCCTGAAGGTCATCGTCAACCAGGAAAGCGTTGAGTTCATCAAAGGCATTGAGATCGATTACGTTGATACCTTGCGCGAAAGCGGTTTTAAATACCATAACCCCAATGCCAAATCCAGTTGCGGATGCGGTACATCGTTCAGTTAA
- a CDS encoding transporter: MMHRKQILALLIFLFHAVSAQAADQAVSNKQQYHLFHPTPVELMREMSTDRPDKTESPYTVDAGHVQVEMSLIDHAYDHHNPDEPQTRVDTFSYAPANFKIGLLNNADLQVIINPYAHEKTREDGVHSTKEGFGDMQTRLKVNIWGNDGGQTALALMPFIKFPTDRGHFGNDDMEGGIIVPLAVGLAAEWNMGLMAEVDLNKNKSDDNYHREYIHSITFGHAIVGGLSGYVEFFSHISTEEDAKLVATVDAGLTYALTEYIQLDMGINIGATAAADDLNPFCGFSMRY, from the coding sequence ATGATGCATCGCAAACAAATTTTGGCCTTACTGATATTTTTATTCCATGCCGTTTCAGCCCAAGCCGCTGACCAAGCAGTGTCCAATAAGCAACAATACCATTTATTTCATCCGACACCGGTTGAATTGATGCGTGAGATGAGCACAGACCGTCCGGATAAAACTGAAAGTCCTTATACCGTTGATGCCGGCCACGTTCAGGTAGAAATGAGCCTGATCGATCATGCCTATGACCATCATAACCCGGATGAACCACAAACCCGCGTTGATACGTTTAGTTACGCCCCTGCAAATTTTAAGATCGGACTTTTAAATAACGCGGATCTGCAAGTGATCATTAATCCTTATGCCCATGAGAAAACAAGAGAAGACGGGGTCCACTCAACCAAAGAAGGATTTGGGGATATGCAAACCCGTCTTAAGGTCAATATATGGGGAAATGATGGCGGGCAGACAGCTTTGGCCTTGATGCCTTTCATTAAATTTCCAACTGATAGGGGTCATTTTGGTAACGACGATATGGAAGGCGGGATCATTGTTCCCTTGGCTGTCGGGCTTGCCGCTGAGTGGAATATGGGTTTGATGGCTGAAGTTGATCTTAATAAAAATAAATCGGATGACAACTATCATAGGGAATATATTCATTCTATTACTTTTGGACACGCCATCGTCGGCGGCCTAAGCGGTTATGTGGAATTCTTCAGTCATATCAGCACAGAAGAGGATGCAAAATTGGTCGCAACGGTTGATGCCGGATTAACCTACGCTTTGACCGAATATATACAATTGGATATGGGTATTAATATAGGCGCGACGGCCGCCGCGGATGATTTAAACCCATTTTGCGGGTTTTCAATGCGTTATTGA
- a CDS encoding inositol monophosphatase family protein has protein sequence MENSAVYLEKMFSFIREAGSIALKYMSEGGSALKSDQSVITEADRAISGLCRRSLGEFLKDPDHVLIDEEDPRIGEYLDDSFLAKKKFIWALDPIDGTRLYAKGMPLFGISLGLMKDRQPWLGVVYFPVLNELFFCDGAHSYYVRNAFSADEKRTPIVPVDEQISAKSLFFCNDTFFDKYRWNDKDFHIMIAACAVVNLCWSALGRGCGCFLRCHIWDFAGSWPIIRSAGYDLRAVESGKVLDKVDTAFFTKTPRPWQMKEFYLISSQRNYGVIKSKMSLLNAPC, from the coding sequence ATGGAAAATTCAGCTGTTTATCTTGAAAAAATGTTCAGCTTCATCCGCGAAGCGGGGAGTATTGCTTTAAAATATATGTCTGAAGGCGGATCGGCCTTGAAATCCGACCAGTCCGTCATCACCGAAGCGGACCGCGCCATTTCCGGGCTTTGCCGCCGGTCGCTGGGGGAATTTCTCAAGGACCCGGACCACGTGCTCATTGATGAGGAAGACCCGCGCATCGGCGAGTATCTTGATGACAGTTTCCTGGCTAAAAAGAAATTTATTTGGGCTCTGGACCCCATTGACGGCACGCGGCTTTATGCCAAGGGCATGCCGCTCTTCGGCATTTCCCTGGGGCTTATGAAAGACCGTCAACCGTGGCTGGGTGTTGTGTATTTTCCGGTCCTCAACGAACTGTTCTTTTGCGATGGCGCGCATTCGTATTATGTCCGCAACGCCTTTAGCGCCGATGAAAAACGCACGCCCATTGTTCCTGTTGATGAGCAAATTTCAGCCAAGTCGCTGTTTTTCTGCAATGATACGTTTTTTGACAAATACCGCTGGAATGACAAGGATTTTCACATCATGATCGCGGCCTGTGCCGTTGTCAATCTGTGCTGGTCGGCTTTGGGCCGCGGTTGCGGGTGTTTTTTGCGCTGCCACATCTGGGATTTCGCCGGCTCCTGGCCCATCATCCGCTCGGCCGGCTATGACCTGCGCGCCGTCGAGAGCGGCAAGGTCCTGGACAAAGTGGACACCGCCTTTTTTACTAAGACCCCCAGACCCTGGCAGATGAAGGAATTTTACCTCATTTCTTCCCAACGCAATTACGGCGTCATCAAATCTAAAATGAGCCTCCTGAACGCCCCCTGTTAA
- a CDS encoding universal stress protein, with the protein MYKKILISLDNPLTDTKILEHIRPLARMTKAKLVLVHVADGFTARLQNDLNLADSEEMTKDHIYLNTIRDALAADGFKVKAILIQGKEPVDGILAVAEQEGCDLIAMSTHGHGFIKDVILGSVANTLRHHTDIPILMIRSSLKQ; encoded by the coding sequence ATGTATAAGAAGATCCTTATTTCTTTGGATAATCCCCTGACGGACACCAAGATCCTTGAACACATCCGTCCTCTGGCAAGAATGACCAAGGCAAAATTGGTTTTGGTGCACGTGGCTGACGGTTTTACCGCGCGCCTGCAAAATGACCTGAACCTTGCGGATTCCGAGGAAATGACCAAGGACCATATCTATCTGAATACCATCCGCGACGCTTTGGCCGCGGATGGTTTTAAGGTCAAGGCCATTTTGATACAGGGGAAAGAACCCGTTGACGGGATCCTGGCCGTGGCCGAACAGGAAGGATGCGACCTGATCGCCATGTCCACCCACGGGCATGGCTTTATCAAGGATGTGATCTTGGGTAGTGTCGCCAATACCTTGCGCCATCACACCGATATCCCTATCCTCATGATCCGTTCCAGTTTAAAACAATAA